Proteins encoded by one window of Fusarium graminearum PH-1 chromosome 1, whole genome shotgun sequence:
- a CDS encoding pre-mRNA-splicing factor prp46 encodes METPEVLQDALQLGALATQNATVSRTLYSHAQATSTKRQKLYDASEDPIMKRRFRNEYADVETLPPSITAKLPTKQPGKKTKAGALVRPAMKLLEGAPGSGKASASAARNEGTPQNMSLTTRGTQNTMQQKPEWHAPWKLMRVISGHLGWVRSLAVEPGNKWFASGAGDRTIKIWDLASGSLKLTLTGHISTVRGLAVSPRHPYLFSCGEDKMVKCWDLETNKVIRHYHGHLSGVYTLALHPTLDVLVTGGRDGVARVWDMRTRSNIHVLSGHTQTVSDLVCQEADPQVITGSLDSTVRLWDLAAGKTMGVLTHHKKGVRALATHPSEFTFASGSTGSVKQWKCPEGAFMQNFEGHNSIINTMSVNEQNVFFTGGDNGSMSFWDWKTGHRFQSLDTTAQPGSLDAEAGIMSSTFDRSGLRLICGEADKTIKVWKQDETATEESHPLEWKPTLARRKF; translated from the exons ATGGAAACGCCAGAAGTACTGCAAGATGCGCTGCAGCTTGGCGCTCTCGCCACGCAAAATGCCACTGTTTCAAGAACACTATACTCGCACGCTCAAGCAACCAGCACGAAGCGACAGAAACTATACGACGCGTCTGAAGATCCCATCATGAAACGTCGCTTTCGCAACGAATACGCCGATGTCGAGACTTTACCGCCCTCAATCACTGCGAAGCTCCCGACTAAACAACCTGGAAAGAAGACTAAAGCTGGAGCGCTGGTTCGGCCAGCCatgaagctcctcgagggcGCGCCCGGTTCAGGCAAGGCGTCTGCATCCGCAGCTAGGAACGAAGGCACACCACAGAACATGTCCCTTACGACACGGGGAACCCAGAACACGATGCAGCAAAAGCCCGAATGGCACGCGCCATGGAAACTGATGAGAGTCATATCAGGACATTTGGGTTGGGTACGCAGTCTGGCCGTTGAGCCTGGAAATAAGTGGTTCGCTAGTGGTGCTGGCGACCGAACTATCAAGATTTGGGATTTGGCAAGCGGCTCGTTGAAATTGACACTTACTGGACACATCAGCACAGTACGTGGCCTTGCTGTGTCTCCCCGTCACCCctatctcttctcttgcgGTGAAGATAAGATGGTCAAATGTTGGGATCTCGAGACAAACAAGGTTATTCGCCACTATCACGGTCATCTGAGTGGTGTTTACACACTGGCTCTGCATCCTACacttgatgttcttgtcactGGCGGTCGAGATGGTGTTGCTCGTGTTTGGGATATGCGAACCAGGAGCAACATCCATGTTCTATCAGGCCACACTCAGACTGTCTCCGATCTTGTTTGTCAAGAGGCGGACCCTCAAGTTATTACCGGATCACTGGACTCAACAGTACGACTTTGGGATCTTGCGGCCGGAAAGACCATGGGCGTGCTCACCCACCACAAGAAGGGTGTCCGAGCCCTGGCTACCCATCCCTCAGAGTTTACATTTGCCAGTGGCAGTACCGGAAGTGTGAAGCAATGGAAGTGCCCCGAAGGAGCCTTCATGCAAAATTTTGAGGGCCACAATTCCATCATTAACACCATGAGCGTCAATGAGCAGAATGTCTTTTTCACAGGAG GAGATAATGGATCTATGAGCTTCTGGGACTGGAAGACTGGACATAGATTCCAGTCTCTTGATACCACAGCCCAACCTGGTTCTTTAGACGCCGAGGCAGGCATTATGAGTTCAACGTTTGACCGCTCCGGACTACGTCTGATTTGCGGTGAAGCTGACAAAACAA TTAAAGTCTGGAAGCAGGATGAGACAGCGACAGAAGAGTCGCATCCTCTCGAATGGAAGCCAACTCTGGCCCGGAGGAAATTTTAA